One window of the Candidatus Dependentiae bacterium genome contains the following:
- a CDS encoding prepilin peptidase has translation MFFFELLFLIPLFLIWGSFLNVLGYRLIRNQTVVWGRSACPHCKNQIAWYDNIPLVSWCILQAQCRMCKQPISILYPFIELLTVILLSLLYVYIPHQYFLSYFIFFSALIVTIRSDLECMLISRYVTLCLIPLGLLLSLTHLLPISFTHSMLGIVFGYGVLFGIAQLFYLITNKEGLGQGDIDLLAFIGSFTGVIGCWATILIGSTVGSVIGMIYMVMHRPNRQVKIPFGPFLAFGAIIFIFFQDMFTHILLGL, from the coding sequence TTGTTTTTCTTCGAATTGTTGTTTTTGATACCACTTTTTCTTATCTGGGGTTCATTTTTAAATGTGCTTGGTTATCGCTTAATTCGAAACCAAACTGTTGTATGGGGCCGTTCTGCGTGCCCGCATTGTAAGAATCAAATTGCATGGTATGACAATATCCCACTTGTTTCTTGGTGCATATTACAAGCACAGTGTCGTATGTGCAAACAACCAATTTCTATTTTGTATCCTTTTATAGAGTTACTCACCGTTATTTTGCTTTCTCTTTTATATGTATATATTCCACACCAATATTTTCTGAGTTATTTCATATTTTTTTCTGCACTTATCGTAACTATTCGTTCCGATCTAGAGTGCATGCTCATATCGCGCTATGTTACCTTATGTTTAATTCCACTTGGGTTACTATTGAGTTTAACACACCTACTTCCTATCTCATTTACTCACAGCATGCTTGGCATTGTCTTTGGCTATGGTGTATTGTTTGGTATTGCTCAGCTTTTTTATTTGATAACTAATAAAGAAGGTTTAGGACAAGGAGACATAGACCTACTTGCATTCATAGGTTCTTTTACCGGAGTTATCGGTTGTTGGGCAACTATTTTAATCGGGTCAACAGTTGGATCAGTAATTGGCATGATATATATGGTCATGCATCGACCAAATCGGCAGGTAAAAATTCCTTTTGGACCATTCTTGGCATTTGGCGCAATCATATTTATTTTTTTTCAGGATATGTTTACACACATACTACTCGGCTTATAA
- a CDS encoding prepilin-type N-terminal cleavage/methylation domain-containing protein, whose amino-acid sequence MKLRNGFSLLELMIVVAIIAFLAVVAVPTYTRFLSKAKRAEVYMNLSAIYTAQKVYWAEHGKYSDVLFGEGGIGWKPEGQYYYTYGFAHGTQGKNFFIGKLNTPNSYLAPAKADANSFIVAAAGDLHGNGKPDIITIDQNNNIQIIQDGLN is encoded by the coding sequence ATGAAATTACGGAACGGATTTAGTTTATTAGAATTGATGATTGTTGTAGCTATTATTGCATTTCTCGCGGTAGTTGCAGTACCAACATATACCCGCTTTTTGTCCAAAGCAAAGCGAGCAGAAGTCTATATGAACTTGAGTGCAATTTACACCGCGCAAAAAGTATATTGGGCAGAGCATGGTAAATATTCAGATGTGTTATTTGGAGAAGGTGGTATTGGCTGGAAGCCAGAAGGGCAATATTATTACACGTACGGTTTTGCTCATGGTACGCAAGGAAAGAATTTTTTCATTGGTAAGTTAAACACGCCAAATAGTTATTTGGCACCGGCAAAAGCGGATGCAAATAGCTTTATAGTAGCTGCAGCTGGTGATTTGCATGGCAATGGTAAGCCGGATATTATTACTATCGATCAAAATAATAATATTCAGATTATTCAGGACGGATTAAATTAG